A single genomic interval of Trachemys scripta elegans isolate TJP31775 chromosome 3, CAS_Tse_1.0, whole genome shotgun sequence harbors:
- the LOC117874513 gene encoding histone H3.3A, with protein MARTKQTARKSTGGKAPRKQLATKAARKSAPSTGGVKKPHRYRPGTVALREIRRYQKSTELLIRKLPFQRLVREIAQDFKTDLRFQSAAIGALQEASEAYLVGLFEDTNLCAIHAKRVTIMPKDIQLARRIRGERA; from the exons ATGGCTCGTACCAAGCAAACTGCCCGTAAATCCACTGGTGGTAAGGCACCTAGGAAGCAACTCGCTACGAAAGCAGCTCGCAAGAGTGCGCCCTCTACTGGAGGGGTCAAGAAACCTCATCGCTACAG gcCGGGTACTGTGGCTCTCCGTGAAATCAGACGTTATCAGAAGTCTACTGAACTTCTGATCCGCAAACTTCCCTTCCAGCGTCTGGTGCGTGAAATTGCTCAGGACTTCAAAACAGATCTGCGCTTCCAGAGCGCTGCTATTGGTGCTTTGCAG GAGGCAAGTGAAGCCTACCTGGTTGGCCTGTTTGAAGATACCAACCTCTGTGCTATCCATGCCAAACGTGTCACAATCATGCCAAAAGATATCCAGCTAGCACGCCGCATACGTGGAGAGCGTGCTTAA